The following are encoded in a window of Streptomyces sp. Go-475 genomic DNA:
- a CDS encoding MoxR family ATPase produces the protein MDPTTDNAGQTGDPGAARASLEALRAEIAKAVVGQDPAVTGLVVALLCRGHVLLEGVPGVAKTLLVRALASALELDTKRVQFTPDLMPSDVTGSLVYDTRSAEFSFQPGPVFTNLLLADEINRTPPKTQSSLLEAMEERQVTVDGTPRPLPDPFLVAATQNPVEYEGTYPLPEAQLDRFLLKLTIPLPSRQDEIDVLTRHAEGFNPRDLHAAGVRPVAGPADLEAARAAVAKTTVSPEITAYVVDICRATRESPSLTLGVSPRGATALLATARAWAWLTGRDYVIPDDVKALALPTLRHRVQLRPEAEMEGVTADSVINAILAHVPVPR, from the coding sequence ATGGACCCGACCACTGACAACGCCGGGCAGACCGGGGACCCGGGCGCCGCCCGAGCCTCCCTGGAGGCCCTGCGCGCCGAGATCGCCAAGGCCGTGGTCGGCCAGGACCCCGCAGTGACCGGCCTCGTCGTCGCCCTGCTCTGCCGCGGCCACGTCCTCCTCGAAGGCGTCCCCGGCGTCGCCAAGACCCTCCTGGTCCGCGCCCTCGCCTCCGCCCTCGAACTCGACACCAAGCGCGTCCAGTTCACCCCCGACCTCATGCCGAGCGACGTCACCGGCTCCCTGGTCTACGACACCCGCAGCGCCGAGTTCTCCTTCCAGCCCGGCCCGGTCTTCACCAACCTCCTCCTGGCCGACGAGATCAACCGCACGCCCCCCAAGACGCAGTCGTCCCTCCTGGAGGCCATGGAGGAACGCCAGGTCACCGTCGACGGCACCCCCCGGCCCCTCCCCGACCCGTTCCTGGTCGCCGCGACCCAGAACCCGGTCGAGTACGAGGGCACCTACCCCCTCCCGGAAGCCCAGCTGGACCGCTTCCTCCTCAAACTCACCATCCCCCTCCCGTCCCGCCAGGACGAGATCGACGTCCTCACCCGCCACGCCGAGGGCTTCAACCCCCGCGACCTCCACGCCGCCGGCGTACGCCCCGTAGCGGGCCCGGCCGACCTGGAAGCAGCCCGAGCCGCCGTCGCCAAGACGACGGTCTCCCCGGAGATCACCGCCTACGTCGTCGACATCTGCCGCGCCACCCGCGAGTCGCCTTCCCTCACCCTCGGCGTCTCCCCCCGAGGCGCCACGGCCCTCCTGGCGACCGCCCGCGCCTGGGCCTGGCTGACCGGCCGCGACTACGTCATCCCCGACGACGTGAAGGCCCTCGCCCTGCCCACCCTCCGCCACCGCGTCCAGCTCCGCCCGGAGGCCGAAATGGAAGGCGTGACGGCCGACTCCGTCATCAACGCGATCCTCGCCCACGTCCCCGTTCCCCGCTGA
- a CDS encoding SpdD protein, with translation MFTPKYPPQDTAPPAPAPAATAHTPAPVQPTAPDPAPVASASNRPTVQLTPGSALALAAGGSAVVLVVGAVLVSMLLAVAITAVSVAVVAVVLRSMVKDFNNHR, from the coding sequence GTGTTCACGCCGAAGTACCCGCCCCAGGACACCGCACCGCCCGCCCCGGCCCCCGCCGCGACCGCCCACACACCGGCGCCCGTCCAACCGACGGCCCCGGACCCGGCCCCGGTCGCCTCGGCCTCGAACCGGCCCACCGTCCAGCTCACCCCCGGCAGCGCCCTCGCCCTCGCCGCCGGCGGCAGCGCCGTGGTCCTCGTCGTCGGCGCGGTCCTGGTCTCCATGCTCCTCGCGGTCGCCATCACCGCCGTGTCCGTCGCCGTGGTCGCGGTCGTCCTCCGCTCGATGGTCAAGGACTTCAACAACCACCGCTGA
- the mtnA gene encoding S-methyl-5-thioribose-1-phosphate isomerase: MADQYAYSGDDKRPTEIPAIRWEEPPEGPVLVLLDQTRLPAEEVELVCTDAPALVEAIRSLAVRGAPLLGIAGAYGVALAAVRGFDVDEAAAALASARPTAVNLAVGVRRAQSAHEAALAKGGDVRQAAAAALAAARQLHREDAEASRRMAEHGLALLDELLPGGGHRILTHCNTGSLVSGGEGTAFAVALAAHRVGRLRRLWVDETRPLLQGARLTAYEAARSGMAYTLLTDNAAGSLFAAGEVDAVLIGADRITADGSVANKVGSYPLAVLARYHHVPFIVVAPVTTVDLDTADGASIEVEQRPGHEVTEVVAPQVPVAGAEAGGGIPVAPLGTQAYNPAFDVTPPELVTAIVTEEGVVSPVTAEALAEVCARSRRVTAG; the protein is encoded by the coding sequence ATGGCTGATCAGTACGCGTACAGCGGCGATGACAAGCGGCCGACCGAGATCCCGGCGATCCGTTGGGAAGAGCCACCGGAGGGCCCCGTTCTGGTCCTGCTGGACCAGACGAGGCTGCCCGCGGAGGAGGTCGAACTGGTCTGTACGGACGCGCCCGCGCTGGTGGAGGCGATCCGCTCGCTCGCCGTGCGCGGGGCGCCCCTGCTCGGCATCGCGGGGGCGTACGGCGTCGCGCTCGCCGCCGTGCGGGGCTTCGACGTGGACGAGGCCGCGGCCGCGCTGGCGAGCGCCCGGCCGACCGCGGTGAACCTGGCCGTCGGTGTGCGCCGGGCGCAGTCGGCCCACGAGGCGGCGCTCGCCAAGGGAGGTGACGTCCGGCAGGCGGCCGCGGCGGCGCTGGCCGCGGCGCGGCAGCTGCACCGGGAGGACGCCGAGGCCAGTAGGCGGATGGCCGAGCACGGGCTGGCGCTGCTGGACGAGCTGCTGCCCGGTGGCGGGCACCGGATCCTCACCCACTGCAACACCGGTTCGCTGGTGTCGGGCGGCGAGGGCACGGCGTTCGCGGTGGCGCTCGCGGCGCACCGGGTGGGCCGGCTGCGGCGGCTGTGGGTGGACGAGACGCGTCCGTTGCTGCAGGGGGCGCGTCTGACGGCGTACGAGGCGGCCCGCAGCGGGATGGCGTACACGCTGCTCACCGACAACGCGGCGGGGTCGCTGTTCGCCGCGGGCGAGGTGGACGCGGTGCTGATCGGGGCGGACCGGATCACGGCGGACGGGTCGGTGGCGAACAAGGTGGGGAGCTATCCGCTGGCGGTGCTGGCGCGGTACCACCATGTGCCGTTCATCGTGGTGGCGCCGGTGACGACCGTGGACCTGGACACGGCGGACGGGGCGTCCATCGAGGTCGAGCAGCGTCCCGGGCACGAGGTGACCGAGGTGGTGGCGCCGCAGGTGCCGGTGGCCGGTGCGGAGGCGGGTGGCGGGATCCCGGTGGCGCCGCTGGGGACGCAGGCGTACAACCCGGCGTTCGACGTGACTCCGCCGGAGCTGGTGACGGCGATCGTCACGGAGGAAGGCGTCGTATCGCCCGTCACGGCCGAGGCGCTCGCCGAGGTGTGTGCCCGGTCGCGCCGGGTGACGGCGGGCTGA
- a CDS encoding helix-turn-helix domain-containing protein produces MTTAPPALLTVPEVMTRLKYGRSKVYDLIRSKRLRSITEGRCRRIPESAVEEYIRTRLEEAA; encoded by the coding sequence ATGACCACGGCACCACCTGCACTGCTGACCGTTCCGGAGGTCATGACACGGCTCAAATACGGCCGTTCCAAGGTCTACGACCTGATCCGCTCCAAGCGGCTCCGCTCGATCACTGAGGGGCGTTGCCGGCGGATCCCGGAGAGCGCCGTCGAGGAGTACATCCGTACGAGGCTTGAGGAGGCTGCCTGA
- a CDS encoding mobile element transfer protein: MTANRRFRNVIRIGPVQVATAYDGRGRDKHTAACTAPGCGFAADYDTRAGAELAARTHRCMA; the protein is encoded by the coding sequence ATGACCGCCAACCGCCGCTTTCGCAACGTGATCCGCATCGGCCCCGTGCAGGTCGCCACCGCCTACGACGGCCGTGGCCGCGACAAGCACACCGCCGCCTGCACCGCCCCCGGCTGCGGCTTCGCCGCCGACTACGACACCCGCGCCGGCGCCGAACTCGCCGCCCGCACCCACCGCTGCATGGCCTGA
- a CDS encoding site-specific integrase produces the protein MPRRKRNPNGSGTVTKRADGRYQAAVYVPQPDGTVKRKFAYGRTYDECDSKRRDMIDRANGGIPTPTRDMTLGQWFDYWLEVIVKPNLAHNSYRTYEAAVRLHLRPRLGSKVMVKLGVKELRGVIQRLAEDEGAKTAKRVLRALSAALTAAMVEDIGVTRNVAKLVHVRATTDSGKSWDAVSVLRFLATARRRTPYYPAFLVVCLLGLRRAEVCGLRWEDIDLDNRIILVEKQRQRTSAGTVDVDLKTETSKAALPLPAQCIAPLRWARLRTAWLRERAISRGRPWFDDPDGHVFVTRTGRPLQAAHFYLVMQRIIEAEGLDKMNPKGLRKSCGTLLVHLRVHPRVVKAILRHSRIATTMDIYAEALDPDVIEAVAQLDRLLRQPARIRELEVAHSVSEAA, from the coding sequence ATGCCTCGGCGGAAGCGCAATCCCAACGGCTCCGGCACGGTCACGAAGCGCGCTGATGGTCGCTATCAGGCTGCCGTGTACGTCCCGCAACCGGACGGGACTGTGAAGCGGAAGTTCGCTTACGGCCGGACCTACGACGAGTGCGACAGCAAGCGCCGCGACATGATCGACCGCGCCAACGGCGGCATTCCGACTCCGACCCGCGACATGACCTTGGGACAGTGGTTCGACTACTGGCTTGAGGTCATCGTCAAGCCCAACCTGGCACACAACAGCTACCGAACCTACGAGGCGGCCGTACGGCTCCACCTCCGACCCCGGCTGGGCTCTAAGGTCATGGTCAAGTTGGGTGTGAAGGAGCTTCGCGGGGTCATCCAGCGCCTTGCAGAGGACGAGGGGGCCAAGACCGCCAAGCGGGTGCTTCGGGCGCTCTCAGCGGCGCTCACGGCCGCAATGGTTGAAGACATCGGGGTGACTCGGAACGTGGCCAAGCTCGTCCATGTGCGAGCGACCACGGACAGCGGGAAGAGCTGGGACGCCGTGAGCGTGCTGCGCTTCCTGGCCACTGCCCGGCGCCGTACCCCGTACTACCCGGCGTTCCTGGTGGTGTGCCTTCTGGGTCTGCGGCGTGCCGAGGTGTGCGGGCTGCGCTGGGAAGACATCGATCTGGACAACCGGATCATCTTGGTTGAGAAGCAGCGGCAGCGCACCAGCGCCGGCACGGTCGACGTGGATCTCAAGACCGAGACCTCAAAGGCTGCTCTGCCTCTGCCCGCCCAGTGCATCGCCCCCCTGCGCTGGGCACGTCTGCGCACGGCCTGGCTGCGGGAGCGAGCGATCAGCAGGGGACGCCCTTGGTTCGATGATCCCGACGGGCACGTGTTCGTCACGCGTACAGGACGTCCCCTGCAAGCGGCTCACTTCTACCTGGTCATGCAGCGGATCATCGAAGCCGAGGGGCTCGACAAGATGAACCCCAAGGGCCTCCGCAAATCCTGCGGCACGCTCCTGGTCCACCTGCGAGTGCATCCGAGGGTCGTCAAGGCGATTCTTCGGCACAGCCGGATCGCGACGACCATGGACATCTACGCTGAGGCTCTGGACCCGGATGTCATCGAGGCCGTTGCGCAGCTCGATCGCCTTCTTCGGCAGCCCGCCCGGATCCGTGAGCTGGAGGTGGCGCACTCGGTTTCAGAAGCCGCTTGA
- a CDS encoding DUF2637 domain-containing protein, with translation MSRSIRPDAVLVQAVIAGALSFAHLHDLAEAAGQTGWKAWAYPVSVDLLLVAAWRRLRTARRDRSAWTWFVIALTASLGANIATAGLLDLDDVPAWLRILVAGWPALAFLGGTLLVHTPAEPIAPPQAVDEVAAPEVDMHRDDEPAPGPALDPASDTAVPELARAPSQPAPSAPVVPAALLDHARKIADAHQASTGSPMPAEALSARLQLPAPMADAIAAELQLT, from the coding sequence ATGTCTCGCTCGATCCGCCCGGATGCCGTGCTGGTCCAGGCCGTCATCGCCGGCGCGCTGTCCTTCGCCCACCTGCACGACCTGGCCGAAGCCGCCGGGCAGACCGGTTGGAAGGCCTGGGCCTACCCGGTCAGTGTCGACCTGCTTCTGGTCGCCGCCTGGCGCCGGCTGCGCACGGCCCGCCGCGACCGCTCCGCCTGGACCTGGTTCGTCATCGCGCTGACCGCCTCGCTCGGCGCGAACATCGCCACCGCCGGACTCCTCGACCTGGACGACGTGCCCGCCTGGCTGCGCATCCTCGTCGCCGGCTGGCCCGCCCTGGCCTTCCTCGGCGGAACCCTGCTGGTCCACACCCCGGCCGAGCCGATCGCTCCCCCACAGGCCGTGGATGAGGTGGCGGCGCCGGAAGTCGACATGCACCGCGATGACGAGCCCGCCCCCGGCCCGGCCCTCGACCCTGCCTCCGACACGGCCGTGCCGGAGCTGGCTCGCGCGCCGTCACAGCCCGCGCCGAGCGCTCCCGTCGTGCCGGCCGCGTTGCTCGACCACGCCCGGAAGATCGCCGACGCCCACCAGGCCTCCACCGGCTCACCGATGCCCGCCGAGGCCCTGTCCGCCCGGCTCCAACTGCCCGCCCCGATGGCCGACGCCATCGCCGCCGAACTCCAACTCACCTGA
- a CDS encoding proline-rich domain-containing protein: MNDTPGWASPGSAPSDGQKPDASGPAEPTDRPGPAQPADQPGQPGQTPQGPGPQWSKEQPPPAQWSAPSGPAGPGQAPPPQPPGPGWGNQPPGGYGPGEAGGYGPGGYGPGGPAGPGGYGHPGGHGGWGSGWGGPPPAAKPGIIPLRPLGVGEILDGAVSTMRTHWRTVLGISLTVAVLTEIIVVLFQGLVLDDSSTEALNDPSATLSELSRAMGDAMLNSSVIFVISLVGTVIATALLTTVTSRAVLGKSVTIGEAWRDARPQILKLFGLICLLLLITAGIVTAGTLPGILIAAAGSTGPGVALTILGIIGAGIVALWLMIRFSLASPALMLEKQGIKKAMSRSAKLVQGTWWRIFGIQLLATIIANVVASIIVIPFMLLAAALSGDGITGWLNTGVAGLGWTFLIVSGIGSVIGSMITFPITAGVTVLLYIDQRIRREALDLELARAAGVQGYGPTAPGATPGS; this comes from the coding sequence ATGAACGACACTCCGGGCTGGGCCTCGCCCGGATCCGCCCCGTCCGACGGGCAGAAGCCTGACGCGTCCGGCCCTGCCGAGCCCACCGACCGCCCCGGCCCCGCACAACCCGCCGACCAGCCGGGACAGCCGGGCCAGACCCCGCAGGGCCCCGGCCCGCAGTGGTCCAAGGAGCAGCCGCCACCGGCCCAGTGGTCCGCCCCCAGCGGCCCGGCCGGCCCCGGCCAGGCTCCCCCGCCCCAACCACCCGGCCCGGGCTGGGGCAACCAGCCCCCCGGCGGATACGGCCCCGGCGAGGCCGGCGGATACGGCCCGGGCGGATACGGCCCCGGCGGCCCCGCAGGCCCCGGCGGCTACGGACACCCCGGAGGCCACGGCGGCTGGGGAAGCGGCTGGGGCGGCCCCCCGCCCGCCGCCAAGCCCGGCATCATCCCCCTCCGCCCGCTCGGCGTCGGCGAGATCCTCGACGGCGCCGTCTCCACCATGCGCACCCACTGGCGCACGGTCCTGGGCATCTCCCTGACCGTCGCGGTCCTCACCGAGATCATCGTCGTGCTGTTCCAGGGCCTCGTCCTGGACGACTCCAGCACCGAGGCCCTCAACGACCCGAGCGCCACCCTCAGCGAGCTGAGCCGCGCCATGGGCGACGCCATGCTCAACTCCAGCGTGATCTTCGTGATCTCCCTGGTCGGCACGGTCATCGCGACCGCCCTGCTCACCACCGTCACCAGCCGCGCCGTGCTCGGCAAGTCGGTCACCATCGGCGAGGCCTGGCGGGACGCCCGCCCTCAGATTCTCAAACTGTTCGGCCTCATCTGCCTGCTGCTGCTCATCACCGCCGGCATCGTCACCGCGGGCACCCTGCCCGGCATCCTCATCGCCGCCGCCGGGAGCACCGGGCCGGGCGTCGCGCTGACCATCCTGGGCATCATCGGCGCCGGCATCGTCGCCCTGTGGCTGATGATCCGCTTCTCCCTGGCCTCGCCCGCCCTCATGTTGGAGAAGCAGGGCATCAAGAAGGCGATGAGCCGCTCCGCGAAGCTGGTCCAGGGCACCTGGTGGCGGATCTTCGGCATCCAACTGCTCGCCACGATCATCGCGAACGTCGTCGCCTCGATCATCGTCATCCCCTTCATGCTCCTCGCCGCGGCCCTCAGCGGCGACGGCATCACCGGCTGGCTCAACACCGGTGTGGCCGGCCTCGGCTGGACGTTCCTCATCGTCAGCGGCATCGGCTCGGTGATCGGCTCCATGATCACGTTCCCGATCACGGCGGGCGTCACCGTGCTCCTCTACATCGACCAGCGCATCCGCCGCGAGGCCCTCGACCTCGAACTGGCCCGCGCCGCCGGTGTGCAGGGCTACGGCCCCACCGCCCCCGGCGCCACACCGGGGAGCTGA
- a CDS encoding DUF4129 domain-containing protein: MSPAGELLTTALPSAAIRTLLRAGDTSVLSPARSADEPPLTVPRDPAREAARRELSKRMYHEDDPSLFQRALDAFWDWLDKLFNAASTATPGGALGLAVIILAVLAVLGALWWRLGTPRRQPTSSAALFDDRPRSAADHRAAAEAHAAQGHWNQAVQERMRALVRALEERALLDARPGRTADEAAAEAGRALPSHTDRLRTAAQDFDDVTYGGRSATEQSYHRIAELDRDLERTKPQLAASSANTAPNTRQGAAE, translated from the coding sequence GTGAGCCCGGCGGGGGAACTTCTCACAACGGCGCTGCCCAGCGCCGCCATACGGACACTGCTGCGCGCCGGCGACACCTCCGTGCTGTCGCCCGCCCGCTCCGCCGACGAGCCGCCTCTCACCGTCCCGCGCGACCCCGCGCGCGAGGCGGCCCGGCGCGAGCTGTCCAAACGGATGTACCACGAGGACGACCCCAGCCTGTTCCAGCGCGCCCTCGACGCCTTCTGGGACTGGCTCGACAAGCTCTTCAACGCCGCCTCGACCGCCACGCCCGGCGGCGCACTCGGCCTGGCCGTCATCATTCTGGCCGTCCTCGCGGTCCTGGGCGCCCTGTGGTGGCGCCTGGGCACCCCGCGCCGCCAACCCACCTCGTCCGCCGCCCTGTTCGACGACCGCCCCCGCAGCGCCGCCGACCACCGCGCCGCCGCCGAGGCACACGCCGCCCAGGGCCACTGGAACCAGGCCGTCCAGGAACGCATGCGCGCCCTCGTCCGCGCCCTGGAGGAACGCGCCCTGCTCGACGCCCGCCCCGGCCGCACCGCCGACGAGGCCGCCGCCGAAGCCGGCCGCGCCCTGCCCAGCCACACGGACCGACTGCGCACCGCCGCCCAGGACTTCGACGACGTCACGTACGGCGGCCGGTCCGCGACCGAGCAGTCGTACCACCGCATCGCCGAACTCGACCGCGACCTGGAACGCACCAAGCCCCAGCTCGCCGCCAGCAGCGCCAACACGGCCCCCAACACCCGCCAGGGAGCCGCCGAATGA
- a CDS encoding DUF4350 domain-containing protein translates to MTTEATLPSTSASPTARQVWTRARGIALALVVLLAGAVTIAVLRSDARHGELDPRSVDPGGSRAVAELLADRGVDTRVVTTLDEATTAAGPDTTLLVAVPDLLTRSQQSRLHDAFADSGGRTVLVASGSASIERLAPGVTADPATSLDSALSPKCDLPAARRAGTAETGGVRYTTTHLDADECYPSERLATLLRIPADRGDGDTVVLGAPDILLNDRLDDQGNASLALQLLGSRPHLVWYLPSLSDSSATGADDERGFFDLLPSGWLWGSLQLFFAAGLAALWRARRLGPLVPEKLPVAIRASETAEGRARLYRKADARDRAADALRSTTRTRLAPLTGVPVTQAHTPEALIPALSAHLHGDGQDLHALLFGPPPSDDAALIALADRLDALEREVRRP, encoded by the coding sequence ATGACCACCGAGGCCACGCTCCCGTCCACCTCGGCCTCGCCCACCGCACGCCAGGTCTGGACCCGCGCGCGCGGTATCGCCCTCGCCCTCGTGGTGCTCCTCGCGGGCGCCGTCACCATCGCCGTGCTCCGCTCCGACGCCCGGCACGGCGAACTCGACCCGCGCTCCGTCGACCCGGGCGGCAGCCGCGCCGTCGCCGAGCTCCTCGCGGACCGGGGCGTCGACACCCGCGTGGTCACCACCCTGGACGAGGCCACCACCGCGGCCGGCCCCGACACGACCCTCCTGGTCGCCGTCCCCGACCTGCTGACCCGCAGTCAGCAGTCCCGGCTGCACGACGCCTTCGCCGACTCGGGCGGCCGCACCGTCCTGGTCGCCTCCGGCAGCGCGTCCATCGAACGGCTCGCCCCCGGCGTCACCGCCGACCCCGCCACCAGCCTCGACTCGGCGCTCTCCCCCAAGTGCGACCTGCCCGCCGCCCGGCGCGCCGGCACAGCCGAAACGGGCGGCGTCCGCTACACGACCACCCACCTCGACGCCGACGAGTGCTACCCGAGCGAACGCCTGGCCACCCTGCTGCGCATCCCGGCCGACCGCGGGGACGGCGACACCGTCGTCCTCGGCGCGCCCGACATCCTCCTCAACGACCGCCTCGACGATCAGGGCAACGCCTCGCTCGCCCTCCAACTCCTCGGCTCCCGCCCCCATCTGGTCTGGTACCTCCCCTCGCTCTCCGACTCCTCGGCCACCGGCGCCGACGACGAACGCGGCTTCTTCGACCTGCTCCCCTCGGGCTGGCTCTGGGGCAGCCTGCAACTCTTCTTCGCCGCAGGCCTGGCCGCCCTCTGGCGGGCACGCCGACTCGGCCCCCTGGTGCCCGAAAAACTCCCCGTAGCGATCCGCGCCTCGGAAACCGCCGAAGGCCGCGCCCGCCTCTACCGCAAGGCCGACGCCCGCGACCGCGCGGCCGACGCTCTTCGCTCCACGACCCGCACCCGCCTCGCCCCCCTCACCGGCGTCCCCGTCACCCAGGCGCACACGCCCGAGGCCCTGATCCCCGCCCTGTCCGCCCACCTCCACGGCGACGGCCAGGACCTGCACGCCCTCCTCTTCGGACCACCGCCCAGCGACGACGCAGCACTCATCGCACTCGCCGACCGACTCGACGCCCTCGAAAGAGAGGTACGCCGTCCATGA
- the repSA gene encoding replication initiator protein RepSA codes for MTDTATMAGLDPATLAEVLRVAGSPGFDRIQEQIRRTGGCSDPIHLQGSTVTRDATTGQVLHSYSTDTEPGGRLRVACGNRRASRCPACAWTYAGDTYHLIRAGLVGDPDKGTPHTIREHPRVFATLTAPSFGPVHNRPGNRPCRCGQRHGEDAPELGTPLDPATYDYAGAVLWNNHASELWRYFTIYLRREIAKRAGLSQKDAKEQSRVSFGKVAEYQKRGAVHFHAVIRFDGPDGPDDPPPAWATLDLLTDSIRAAARVAVDVPAAGDEPPRTLHWGTQLDVQPIGAFGHGEEITEQAVASYVAKYATKAAETTGTVDRRVGNKEALVLLGVPDHPRRLIEACLDLHALYPDRKLRDWAHMLGFRGHFSTKSRRYSTTLGALRQTRADYRAAQQREALGLPDPDDEEATTLTLAHWSYAGHGHTPGESWLAANIRRDIQHNREIAREEPPALLDLEGAAA; via the coding sequence GTGACCGACACCGCCACCATGGCGGGCCTGGACCCGGCCACCCTCGCCGAGGTGCTGAGGGTGGCTGGGTCTCCCGGCTTCGACCGCATCCAAGAGCAGATCCGCCGCACCGGCGGCTGCTCTGACCCCATCCACCTGCAAGGCTCCACCGTCACCCGCGACGCCACGACCGGGCAGGTCCTGCACTCGTACTCGACGGACACAGAGCCCGGAGGCCGGCTCAGGGTGGCCTGCGGCAACCGCCGTGCCTCCCGCTGCCCGGCCTGCGCCTGGACCTACGCTGGGGACACCTACCACCTGATCCGAGCCGGACTCGTCGGCGACCCCGACAAGGGCACACCGCACACGATCCGGGAACACCCCCGGGTCTTCGCCACCCTGACCGCCCCATCGTTCGGCCCGGTCCACAACCGCCCGGGCAACCGGCCCTGCCGCTGCGGCCAACGCCACGGCGAGGACGCACCCGAACTCGGCACCCCGCTCGACCCGGCCACATACGACTACGCCGGAGCCGTGCTGTGGAACAACCACGCCTCCGAGCTGTGGCGCTACTTCACGATCTACCTGCGCCGTGAGATCGCCAAGCGGGCCGGACTGTCCCAGAAGGACGCCAAGGAACAGTCCCGCGTCTCCTTCGGCAAGGTCGCTGAGTACCAGAAGCGCGGGGCCGTGCACTTCCATGCGGTGATCCGCTTCGACGGCCCCGATGGGCCAGATGACCCGCCGCCGGCCTGGGCCACCCTCGACCTGCTCACCGACTCCATCCGGGCCGCCGCCCGCGTCGCGGTCGATGTCCCCGCCGCCGGTGACGAGCCGCCCCGCACGCTGCACTGGGGCACGCAGCTCGACGTGCAGCCGATCGGCGCCTTCGGCCACGGCGAGGAGATCACCGAACAGGCCGTCGCCTCCTACGTGGCCAAGTACGCCACCAAGGCCGCCGAGACCACCGGCACGGTCGACCGCCGCGTCGGCAACAAGGAAGCCCTGGTCCTGCTCGGCGTACCCGACCACCCCCGCCGGCTCATTGAGGCCTGCCTCGACCTCCACGCGCTCTACCCGGACCGCAAGCTCCGGGACTGGGCCCACATGCTCGGCTTCCGGGGCCACTTCTCCACCAAGTCCCGCCGCTACTCCACCACCCTCGGCGCCCTCCGCCAGACCCGCGCCGACTACCGCGCCGCCCAGCAGCGCGAAGCCCTCGGCCTGCCCGACCCCGACGACGAGGAAGCAACCACCCTCACCCTCGCCCACTGGTCCTACGCCGGCCACGGCCACACCCCCGGCGAATCCTGGCTCGCCGCCAACATCCGCCGCGACATCCAACACAACCGCGAGATCGCCCGCGAAGAACCACCCGCCCTGCTCGATCTGGAAGGAGCCGCCGCATGA